A genomic region of Leptospira mtsangambouensis contains the following coding sequences:
- a CDS encoding glycosyltransferase family 4 protein, translated as MKLIFDVSVLAWSVRSNKAKTGIFRVIENLLFQFLEDQDIDLYLSSIHGNFTDLKEYLKNNKINLPSSHLFVPQSSNRFKDKLFQTYLWIYQLLDRKKSPRFSTFFIFLYICLSHPVLVLFGLYRYLYPIPKDYLSQQFVFHSTFLPIPKYILNSKVRKVITIYDLISIKYPEFFVGNKDDVVWKLIRNLTPDTNIITISEHSKADLLDSNLGLSDKQITVTPLAASSFFYRVDSQTKLEKDLSQFGLNCGDYVLSVGTLEPRKNLKSTIRAFLQLPSLKKNPKLKLVLLGGKGWGDSLEEIAGEYPGLFQERIVFLGFVPDEQLASIYSGAKFFVYLSYYEGFGLPPLEAMQCGLPVLVSNVSSLPEVVGDSGLYADPYDLSSIVTAMEKMIGDNEFRLSLSLRALQRAKNFSWEETARLTKKAYINSNENSF; from the coding sequence TTGAAGCTTATCTTTGATGTATCTGTTCTCGCTTGGTCTGTACGGAGTAATAAGGCCAAAACAGGAATCTTCCGCGTTATAGAAAACTTATTATTTCAGTTTTTGGAAGATCAGGATATTGACTTATATCTTAGTTCCATTCATGGAAATTTCACTGATCTAAAGGAATACCTAAAAAACAATAAAATCAATCTTCCTTCCTCTCATCTTTTTGTTCCTCAATCTTCTAATCGATTTAAAGATAAACTATTTCAAACTTATCTTTGGATCTACCAGCTATTAGATCGAAAAAAATCTCCCCGTTTTTCTACTTTTTTTATTTTTTTATACATATGTCTTAGTCATCCGGTTTTAGTCTTGTTTGGGCTTTACCGTTATCTCTATCCGATTCCAAAGGATTATCTTTCTCAGCAGTTTGTTTTCCATAGCACATTTTTACCGATTCCGAAATACATTCTGAATTCAAAAGTCCGCAAAGTCATAACCATCTATGATTTGATTTCAATTAAATATCCTGAGTTCTTTGTTGGTAACAAAGATGATGTTGTCTGGAAACTGATCAGGAATTTAACTCCGGATACGAATATCATTACAATTTCAGAGCATAGTAAAGCGGATCTTTTGGATTCAAATTTGGGATTGTCAGATAAACAGATCACCGTAACTCCTCTTGCTGCCTCTAGTTTTTTTTATCGAGTTGATTCACAAACCAAGTTAGAAAAAGATTTAAGCCAATTTGGTTTAAATTGCGGTGATTATGTATTGAGCGTTGGAACGCTTGAACCTAGAAAGAATTTAAAATCAACCATTCGAGCCTTTCTTCAGTTGCCAAGTTTAAAAAAGAATCCCAAACTAAAATTGGTTTTGTTAGGTGGAAAAGGGTGGGGAGATAGTTTAGAAGAAATCGCTGGAGAGTATCCAGGACTATTCCAAGAGAGGATTGTATTTCTTGGATTTGTACCAGATGAACAGTTAGCATCGATTTATTCTGGAGCCAAATTTTTTGTTTATCTTTCCTATTATGAAGGTTTTGGATTACCTCCACTAGAAGCAATGCAGTGCGGGTTACCAGTTCTTGTATCCAATGTTTCGTCTTTGCCAGAGGTAGTAGGCGATTCTGGATTGTATGCCGATCCTTATGACCTAAGTTCTATTGTCACCGCTATGGAAAAAATGATTGGAGACAACGAGTTCCGATTATCTTTGTCACTTCGTGCCCTTCAGAGAGCTAAGAATTTTTCTTGGGAAGAAACAGCAAGGTTAACCAAAAAAGCTTATATAAATTCAAATGAAAATTCTTTTTGA